The Nitrospira tepida genome includes a window with the following:
- a CDS encoding PHB depolymerase family esterase: MRPHDRHTSLSIISLWLGFLLLVAASPGSAEESPPPSDNLVREYLDTPDAERADHLLTTILADDRYSPAVVRDLILRPRDYGPAATGVQPNLPLSVGGRPYSFALSVPENYQPSSDYGLVICLHGAGFTGEAYLDRWKPRLGDEYILACPTYGRGAWWNRSAEELVLATIRAVWSRYRIDRNRVFLTGMSNGGIGAWIIGMHHADLFAGLAPMASGIDDVLYPFLSNLRTTPVYIIHGSQDEVMPVRLSRELAAELTKLGYDFVYREHDRTHPMAGGHFFPREELPALVDWMNRQRRRVLPSHLSLTRDASHLDAFAWVRIDATDRIAVFSENLFDGTDRFITDRVYAKLDVQIVEGNRIEVRTDHVLRYSLFLNDELIDLSRPVVVITNGTESFRGLLTPSVETMLRQARRRGDPPRTFSAQVTITTTSSAGPADRPERTEPVKPSAPASPSPNPDLP, translated from the coding sequence ATGCGACCGCACGATCGTCACACATCGCTCTCGATCATCTCCCTCTGGTTAGGCTTCTTGTTGCTCGTTGCGGCGAGTCCCGGCAGCGCGGAAGAGAGTCCGCCACCTTCCGACAACCTTGTCCGCGAATATCTTGACACGCCGGACGCGGAGCGGGCCGACCACCTGCTCACCACGATCCTGGCAGATGATCGGTACAGCCCCGCGGTGGTCCGCGACCTGATCCTGCGCCCTCGGGACTATGGCCCGGCCGCCACCGGCGTCCAACCGAACCTGCCGCTTTCGGTCGGAGGCAGGCCCTACAGCTTCGCCCTGTCCGTGCCGGAGAACTATCAACCGTCCAGCGACTATGGCTTGGTGATCTGCCTGCACGGTGCCGGGTTCACCGGCGAAGCCTATCTCGATCGCTGGAAACCGCGCCTGGGAGACGAGTACATCCTGGCCTGCCCGACCTACGGCAGGGGCGCCTGGTGGAATCGGAGCGCCGAGGAACTCGTGCTCGCCACGATACGCGCGGTCTGGTCCCGCTATCGCATCGACCGCAACCGAGTGTTCCTTACCGGCATGTCGAACGGCGGGATCGGGGCCTGGATCATCGGGATGCACCACGCCGATCTCTTCGCCGGCCTTGCGCCCATGGCTTCCGGCATCGACGACGTGCTGTATCCGTTTCTGTCGAATCTGCGCACGACGCCGGTCTACATAATCCACGGCTCGCAGGACGAAGTCATGCCGGTACGGCTGAGCCGAGAGCTGGCGGCCGAGCTGACCAAACTGGGATACGACTTCGTCTATCGCGAACATGACCGCACCCATCCGATGGCCGGAGGTCACTTTTTCCCCCGGGAGGAATTGCCGGCGTTGGTGGATTGGATGAACCGGCAGCGGCGCAGGGTCCTGCCGTCGCATCTCTCGCTGACGCGGGACGCCAGTCATTTGGATGCGTTTGCCTGGGTTCGCATCGATGCGACCGACCGGATCGCGGTCTTCAGCGAGAATCTCTTCGACGGCACGGATCGGTTCATCACAGACCGTGTCTACGCCAAGTTGGACGTACAGATCGTCGAAGGGAACCGAATCGAGGTCCGGACGGACCATGTGCTGCGTTATTCGTTGTTCCTGAATGACGAACTGATTGATCTCTCCCGGCCGGTCGTCGTCATCACGAACGGGACAGAAAGTTTCCGCGGACTCCTCACACCCTCTGTCGAGACGATGCTGCGGCAGGCCCGTCGCCGCGGCGATCCCCCCCGAACCTTTTCCGCCCAGGTCACGATTACAACCACCTCTTCGGCCGGCCCAGCCGATCGGCCTGAACGGACCGAACCGGTCAAGCCAAGCGCACCGGCCTCGCCCTCTCCCAACCCGGACCTTCCATGA
- a CDS encoding riboflavin synthase, with protein sequence MFTGIVEEMGAVSAIEKSLAGTRLTFLASTVMNDLKIGDSVSVNGTCLTVVSRGEREFSVEVSPETLAVTTLGQLTAGAPVNLERAMRLNERLGGHMVAGHVDGIGTILARQPDSNAIILECEAPKEILRYCVPKGSITMDGISLTINQVADRSFAVAIIPHTAKVTTLGLKQVGDHVNLESDLIGKYVERLLQERGVLPAKPAPAIDLDYLKKRGLI encoded by the coding sequence ATGTTTACCGGCATCGTGGAAGAGATGGGCGCGGTCAGTGCAATTGAGAAATCCCTCGCAGGCACGCGGCTCACCTTTCTGGCGTCCACCGTGATGAACGACTTGAAGATCGGCGACAGCGTCAGCGTCAACGGAACCTGTTTGACGGTCGTGAGCAGGGGAGAGCGGGAGTTCTCGGTCGAGGTTTCGCCGGAAACGCTGGCGGTGACGACGCTCGGCCAGTTGACCGCCGGCGCGCCGGTGAACCTCGAACGGGCCATGAGACTGAACGAACGGCTCGGCGGGCACATGGTGGCCGGGCATGTGGACGGCATCGGCACGATCCTCGCCAGACAGCCGGACAGCAACGCAATCATCCTCGAATGCGAAGCGCCCAAGGAGATCTTGCGGTACTGCGTGCCGAAGGGCTCGATCACGATGGACGGCATCAGCTTGACGATCAATCAGGTCGCCGACCGGTCGTTTGCCGTCGCGATCATCCCCCACACGGCCAAGGTCACGACCCTGGGTCTCAAACAGGTCGGGGATCACGTCAACCTCGAATCGGACCTGATCGGCAAGTATGTCGAACGGCTCCTGCAGGAACGCGGCGTGCTCCCCGCCAAGCCGGCCCCCGCCATCGACCTGGACTATCTCAAGAAGCGCGGGCTGATTTGA
- a CDS encoding LexA family protein has translation MNLKGLIYRELGEGLTEKELAAAVGVSPGTIDRILANKSPKEPAVWHQFAKYFRMDADFLRAGAPRKTPGRSRKAGIGPTVPMRKVPLVSWEAIGRMAAGEANATVHDSDAMLETDVQGPRAFALRVKDDSMNPLFGEGEIIFVNPDLECEPGHYVVAGPRRTPEQAVLRELRTIGTQYVLHPLNRRRKDTLLTHDHFLWGRVVRLRKDL, from the coding sequence ATGAATCTCAAGGGCCTGATCTATCGTGAATTGGGCGAGGGACTGACGGAAAAAGAGCTGGCGGCCGCGGTCGGTGTGTCTCCGGGAACCATCGACAGGATTCTCGCGAATAAGTCGCCGAAGGAACCGGCCGTCTGGCATCAATTCGCCAAGTACTTTCGGATGGACGCGGATTTTCTTCGGGCCGGCGCTCCAAGAAAGACGCCCGGGCGTTCCAGGAAGGCCGGCATCGGCCCGACCGTTCCCATGAGAAAAGTTCCGTTGGTGAGTTGGGAGGCCATCGGACGAATGGCCGCGGGCGAAGCCAATGCGACCGTTCATGACAGCGATGCGATGCTTGAGACGGACGTTCAAGGACCCCGCGCCTTTGCCCTGCGGGTGAAGGATGATTCGATGAATCCCCTCTTCGGCGAGGGCGAGATCATCTTTGTGAACCCGGATCTCGAATGTGAGCCGGGCCATTATGTCGTCGCCGGCCCGCGCCGAACTCCGGAGCAGGCGGTCTTAAGAGAACTGAGAACGATCGGAACCCAGTATGTGCTCCATCCTCTCAATCGGCGGCGGAAGGACACCCTGCTGACCCATGACCACTTTCTGTGGGGCAGGGTGGTCCGGTTACGGAAGGATCTTTAA
- the ribD gene encoding bifunctional diaminohydroxyphosphoribosylaminopyrimidine deaminase/5-amino-6-(5-phosphoribosylamino)uracil reductase RibD, with amino-acid sequence MTHSETDRRFMGLALRLATRGKGRTSPNPMVGAVVVSGGRIVGRAYHRKAGEPHAEVLALHQAGPRARGATLYLTLEPCCHHAKRTPPCVPLLIAAQLRRVVVAMKDPNPSVHGRGLQALRRAGISVSVGCLEEEATALNRIYCHWVTTGRPWVILKAGMTLDGKIATARGESQWITSPEARREAHRLRGEVDAILVGVGTVQADDPKLTVRVPRRAGMTDMVRPWQPLRVIADSNLTIPSTAAVLSRRSLAKTLIATTTKAPLRRVRNLRNAGIEVLPLEPQQGRVPMGNLLRELGRRGIASLLVEGGGTLNAALWKEGLVNEVRLFVSPLLLGGQDAKSVIGGASPARLADAVKLQGLRVRQVGSDFLVQGLVPPQSTSRRH; translated from the coding sequence GTGACTCACTCGGAGACCGACCGTCGCTTCATGGGTCTGGCCCTCAGACTCGCGACGCGCGGGAAGGGCCGGACCAGTCCCAACCCGATGGTGGGGGCCGTGGTCGTCTCCGGCGGACGCATCGTCGGGCGGGCCTACCATCGAAAAGCCGGCGAGCCCCATGCCGAGGTGTTGGCGCTGCATCAGGCCGGCCCGCGCGCGCGAGGCGCCACCCTCTATCTCACGCTCGAACCCTGCTGCCACCACGCCAAACGCACGCCGCCCTGCGTGCCGCTGCTGATCGCCGCTCAGCTTCGCCGCGTCGTCGTGGCCATGAAGGATCCGAACCCGTCGGTCCATGGACGGGGCCTCCAAGCCCTCAGGCGAGCCGGGATCTCCGTCTCGGTCGGGTGCCTCGAAGAAGAAGCGACAGCGCTCAACAGGATCTATTGTCATTGGGTGACAACCGGCAGACCCTGGGTCATCCTCAAGGCCGGCATGACGCTTGACGGCAAGATCGCCACGGCCCGCGGAGAATCACAATGGATCACCAGCCCGGAGGCGCGCCGCGAAGCACACCGGCTCCGCGGCGAGGTGGACGCGATTCTGGTGGGAGTGGGGACCGTGCAGGCTGATGATCCCAAGCTCACGGTGCGAGTGCCAAGGCGGGCAGGGATGACCGACATGGTTCGACCGTGGCAGCCGCTGCGGGTCATTGCGGACAGCAACCTAACGATTCCCTCGACCGCGGCGGTTCTCTCGCGTCGAAGCTTGGCCAAAACCTTGATCGCCACGACGACGAAGGCTCCGCTCCGGCGGGTACGGAATCTCCGGAACGCCGGCATCGAGGTGCTGCCACTGGAGCCTCAACAGGGGCGCGTGCCGATGGGAAATCTGCTTCGGGAATTGGGCCGGCGCGGGATTGCGTCCCTCCTCGTGGAAGGAGGCGGCACACTCAACGCCGCTCTCTGGAAGGAAGGCCTGGTGAATGAGGTGCGGCTCTTTGTGTCGCCGCTGCTGCTCGGAGGACAGGATGCCAAGTCGGTCATCGGCGGTGCCTCGCCGGCCCGGCTGGCCGACGCGGTCAAGCTACAGGGCTTGCGTGTTCGTCAGGTAGGATCGGATTTCCTCGTGCAGGGATTGGTCCCGCCACAATCAACGTCCCGCCGCCATTGA
- a CDS encoding MFS transporter, which produces MTRRQSYAILCAVGVCCFISYNLVRMPVLSLFAQSLGASPEEIGLIVSVSTLTGVLLKLPGGALSDIYGRRLLLRIGVLAFGLPPFVYPFITETGTLTGLRFVHGLATALFAPAALATVAELFQERRGAALGGYTASTQAGALLGPVLGGWLVYAAGFPTTFVTAGLFGGLGLICFLALRLNPAPPLGEKSLGRVAQDMWQGFRIVANNRAVLVTSVTDGAKMIANGALMAFLPIYGTSVGLNPGQVGILFGVQGVTSFLSKPIMGRASDRIGRRPLILIGLLLCAVSFVLIPQVAAFPTLILLAALFGYGEAVVSSSTSALVADVSDIKRLGAGMGMQGTIMDIGHASGPLLAGFLITFFGYPATFAVIAALQLVAAGVFWMTVRPAPAAS; this is translated from the coding sequence ATGACCCGCCGGCAGAGCTATGCCATCCTCTGCGCGGTCGGGGTCTGCTGTTTCATCAGCTATAACCTCGTCCGCATGCCGGTCCTCTCCCTGTTTGCACAGTCGCTCGGAGCCTCGCCGGAGGAAATCGGCCTGATCGTGTCCGTCTCCACCTTGACCGGTGTGTTGTTGAAACTGCCGGGCGGGGCCCTGTCGGATATCTACGGACGACGCCTGTTGCTTCGCATCGGCGTCCTGGCCTTCGGACTTCCGCCCTTTGTCTATCCCTTCATCACCGAGACCGGGACCTTGACGGGGTTGCGCTTCGTACACGGCCTGGCCACGGCGCTCTTTGCGCCGGCCGCGCTGGCCACGGTGGCGGAGCTCTTCCAGGAACGGCGCGGCGCGGCCTTGGGCGGCTACACCGCATCCACCCAAGCCGGGGCCCTGCTTGGCCCGGTCCTCGGCGGCTGGCTGGTCTATGCGGCCGGCTTTCCCACGACCTTCGTCACGGCAGGCCTCTTCGGCGGTCTCGGCCTGATCTGCTTTCTGGCGCTCCGGCTCAATCCCGCTCCGCCGCTGGGCGAGAAGAGTCTGGGACGCGTCGCACAGGACATGTGGCAAGGATTCCGGATCGTCGCCAACAACCGGGCCGTCCTGGTCACGAGCGTCACCGACGGCGCCAAGATGATTGCCAACGGCGCCCTGATGGCGTTCCTTCCGATCTACGGCACCTCGGTCGGATTGAATCCGGGGCAGGTCGGCATCCTGTTCGGTGTCCAGGGCGTCACGTCGTTCCTGTCCAAACCGATCATGGGCCGGGCCTCCGACCGCATCGGCCGGCGGCCGTTGATTCTGATCGGACTGCTGCTCTGTGCCGTCTCGTTCGTCCTGATTCCCCAGGTCGCCGCCTTTCCCACTCTCATTCTCTTGGCTGCGCTGTTCGGCTACGGCGAGGCGGTGGTCTCGTCATCAACCTCCGCGCTCGTCGCGGACGTCTCCGACATCAAGCGGCTTGGGGCCGGGATGGGGATGCAGGGCACGATCATGGACATCGGCCACGCGAGCGGCCCCTTGCTGGCCGGATTCCTGATCACCTTCTTCGGCTATCCGGCAACCTTCGCCGTGATCGCTGCATTGCAGCTTGTCGCGGCCGGAGTCTTTTGGATGACCGTTCGCCCGGCCCCCGCCGCTTCGTAA
- the ppdK gene encoding pyruvate, phosphate dikinase: MGAKKKYVYFFGDGKAEGKGDMKNLLGGKGAGLAEMTNLGISVPAGFTITTEACVEYYKRGKTYPPGMWEEALQALKRVERSMGAKFGDPVNPLLVSVRSGARASMPGMMDTVLNVGLTTKTVEGLAAKTRNERFAQDSYRRFVTMFGSIVMGVTREHFEEILAHKKAELGVTQDTHLDAKALRELVASFKELIQHDTGETFPDDPIEQLRMATNAVFSSWYGARAITYRKLYNIPDTWGTAVNVVAMVFGNMGETSGTGVAFTRDPSTGEKRFFGECLMNAQGEDVVAGIRTPLPVAELGKTVPHAFRDLEATYKKLEKHYRDMLDIEFTIQEGKLYMLQTRVGKRTGIAAVRIAADMVREGLITKEEAVRRVEPDHLSQYLYPIFDLAEESKRSPLGKGLPAGPGAAAGKIALTPDRAVEMQAAGNRVILVRQETSPDDIHGMNASLGFLTARGGMTSHAAVVARQMGKVCVAGCEGVEVEGSQSVRIGNKVFREGDYLSINGSTGNVYEGDIPVVASEVIQVLEGKLAPAQSDKYQRFETILKWADEIRSLKIRANADVPDQARIARGFGAEGIGLCRTEHMFFAEDRIPIMQKMILARSSQDRERYLEQLLPLQKQDFLGLYREMKGYPVTIRLLDPPLHEFLPKREELMVEIAKHELTGGNPAVLEEKRKLLARVEELHEFNPMLGLRGCRLGITMPEITRMQVRAIIEAACEIAKEGKKIVPEIMIPLVGMITEMKAQKDLVREVAQETMKRHGVKLNYLVGTMIELPRAAVTAGQIAQEAEFFSFGTNDLTQTTFGFSRDDAAKFVGIYKDQKILDADPFETIDREGVGEMMRLAIGAGRKTRADLKLGICGEHGGDPRSIEFCHQLGLDYVSCSPYRVAIARLAAAHSALNGRSAGKTQAKERKSGAPARAKTPASRAKKARAAKR, encoded by the coding sequence GTGGGAGCCAAGAAGAAATACGTCTATTTTTTCGGCGATGGAAAGGCCGAAGGCAAGGGCGACATGAAGAACCTGCTGGGCGGCAAGGGCGCCGGCCTGGCCGAGATGACCAACCTGGGGATTTCCGTGCCGGCCGGCTTCACGATCACCACCGAGGCCTGCGTTGAGTACTACAAGCGAGGCAAGACCTATCCGCCGGGCATGTGGGAGGAGGCGCTCCAGGCCTTGAAGCGGGTGGAGCGGTCCATGGGAGCCAAATTCGGCGATCCCGTGAATCCCTTGTTGGTGTCGGTGCGGTCCGGCGCCCGAGCCTCGATGCCCGGCATGATGGACACGGTGCTGAACGTCGGCTTGACGACCAAGACAGTCGAGGGTCTGGCGGCCAAGACCCGCAACGAACGATTTGCCCAGGACAGTTACCGGCGGTTTGTCACGATGTTCGGCAGCATCGTGATGGGCGTCACGCGCGAGCACTTCGAGGAAATCCTGGCCCATAAGAAAGCCGAGCTGGGCGTGACCCAGGATACCCATTTGGACGCGAAAGCGCTCCGCGAACTGGTGGCGAGCTTCAAGGAACTGATCCAGCACGATACCGGCGAGACCTTCCCGGACGATCCGATCGAGCAATTGCGGATGGCGACCAATGCCGTGTTTTCATCCTGGTACGGGGCGCGCGCCATCACCTACCGCAAGCTCTACAACATTCCCGATACCTGGGGCACCGCCGTCAACGTGGTCGCGATGGTGTTCGGCAACATGGGCGAAACGAGCGGCACCGGCGTGGCATTCACCAGAGATCCCTCCACCGGGGAAAAACGGTTCTTCGGCGAATGCCTGATGAACGCGCAGGGCGAGGACGTGGTCGCCGGCATCCGCACGCCGCTGCCGGTGGCCGAATTGGGAAAAACGGTCCCGCACGCCTTTCGGGACCTGGAAGCGACCTATAAGAAGCTGGAGAAACACTACCGCGACATGCTCGACATCGAGTTCACGATCCAGGAGGGCAAGCTCTACATGTTGCAGACCAGGGTCGGGAAACGGACCGGCATCGCCGCGGTCCGGATCGCCGCCGACATGGTCAGGGAAGGACTGATCACGAAGGAGGAGGCGGTCAGGCGGGTCGAGCCGGACCATCTCTCGCAATACCTTTATCCAATCTTCGACCTGGCGGAAGAGTCCAAGCGCTCGCCGCTCGGCAAGGGCTTGCCGGCCGGGCCAGGGGCCGCCGCGGGAAAGATCGCGCTCACGCCGGATCGCGCCGTCGAAATGCAGGCGGCGGGCAACCGGGTGATCCTGGTCAGGCAGGAAACCAGCCCGGACGATATTCACGGCATGAACGCCTCGCTCGGCTTTCTCACCGCGCGCGGCGGCATGACGTCCCACGCCGCTGTCGTCGCCCGGCAGATGGGCAAGGTTTGCGTGGCCGGCTGCGAGGGCGTGGAGGTGGAGGGCAGTCAAAGCGTGCGCATCGGCAACAAAGTGTTCCGCGAGGGAGACTACCTTTCGATCAACGGATCGACCGGCAACGTCTACGAGGGCGATATTCCGGTCGTCGCGTCGGAGGTGATTCAAGTTCTGGAAGGGAAACTCGCTCCGGCTCAGTCCGACAAGTACCAGCGGTTCGAGACGATCCTGAAATGGGCGGACGAGATCCGCTCGCTCAAGATCCGGGCCAACGCGGATGTCCCGGATCAGGCCCGCATCGCGCGCGGCTTCGGCGCGGAAGGGATCGGCCTCTGTCGTACGGAGCACATGTTCTTCGCCGAGGACCGCATCCCGATCATGCAGAAGATGATCCTGGCCCGGTCGTCCCAGGACCGAGAACGGTACCTGGAACAACTGCTGCCGCTGCAAAAGCAGGACTTCCTCGGGCTCTACCGGGAGATGAAGGGCTACCCGGTGACGATCCGGCTGCTCGATCCGCCGTTGCACGAGTTCCTGCCGAAGCGGGAGGAACTGATGGTGGAGATCGCGAAACATGAACTGACCGGCGGCAACCCCGCGGTGCTGGAGGAGAAGCGGAAGCTGCTGGCCCGCGTCGAAGAACTGCACGAGTTCAATCCGATGCTGGGACTCCGCGGCTGCCGACTCGGCATCACCATGCCGGAGATCACGCGCATGCAGGTGCGCGCGATCATCGAAGCCGCCTGCGAAATCGCCAAGGAAGGCAAGAAGATCGTGCCCGAGATCATGATCCCGCTCGTCGGCATGATCACGGAAATGAAGGCGCAGAAGGATCTCGTCCGCGAAGTGGCGCAAGAAACCATGAAACGGCACGGGGTCAAGCTGAACTACCTGGTCGGCACGATGATCGAGTTGCCGCGCGCGGCCGTCACCGCCGGCCAGATCGCCCAGGAAGCCGAGTTCTTCTCCTTCGGGACGAATGACCTGACACAAACCACGTTCGGATTTTCCCGCGACGATGCCGCGAAGTTCGTCGGCATCTACAAGGATCAAAAGATCCTCGACGCTGATCCCTTTGAGACGATCGACCGGGAGGGTGTCGGCGAGATGATGCGCCTGGCCATCGGAGCGGGACGCAAGACCCGAGCGGATCTCAAGCTGGGCATCTGCGGAGAGCACGGCGGCGATCCGAGATCGATTGAGTTTTGCCACCAACTGGGGCTCGACTACGTGAGCTGTTCTCCCTACCGGGTCGCCATAGCCAGGTTGGCGGCGGCGCACTCGGCCTTGAACGGCCGGTCGGCCGGAAAGACACAGGCCAAAGAGAGAAAGAGCGGCGCGCCCGCTCGCGCCAAGACACCGGCCAGCCGTGCCAAAAAGGCGCGTGCCGCAAAGCGGTGA
- a CDS encoding 2OG-Fe(II) oxygenase family protein, with amino-acid sequence MTHEDRAQANASSLDNSRVGRHRLALVSYVHEEWEADWEGELIIYKADRQTGTDRPKLGISHCIAPEPGSLALFTVPRYHRVCRVNPAAGDHARLSIAGWLLTDHAVRHPPCRSPLSVLSEPHKKSPAATKPAR; translated from the coding sequence CTGACGCACGAGGACAGGGCCCAAGCGAATGCCTCCAGCCTGGATAACTCCAGGGTCGGCAGGCACAGGTTGGCTCTGGTCAGCTATGTGCATGAAGAATGGGAAGCGGATTGGGAAGGGGAGTTGATCATCTACAAGGCCGACCGGCAGACAGGAACAGACCGGCCCAAGCTGGGCATCAGCCACTGCATTGCGCCTGAGCCAGGCTCGCTTGCACTGTTTACCGTCCCTCGCTATCACCGCGTCTGCCGGGTGAACCCTGCGGCGGGTGACCATGCGCGCCTATCAATCGCCGGATGGCTGCTCACCGACCATGCGGTACGGCATCCACCCTGTCGCAGTCCACTCTCGGTACTATCCGAACCGCACAAGAAATCGCCTGCCGCAACTAAGCCGGCCCGTTGA